A genomic region of Dunckerocampus dactyliophorus isolate RoL2022-P2 chromosome 10, RoL_Ddac_1.1, whole genome shotgun sequence contains the following coding sequences:
- the LOC129188696 gene encoding enhancer of mRNA-decapping protein 3-like, protein MAADWLGSLMSINCGPTLGVYQGEVSSVDQSCQTISLRQPFHNGVKCPVPEVTFSAIDIKELKILDIRNGSNQNSFLVSTSANSTPVAVPKGDPRTVDAVNSPQHFSKSYGERHLDVPKGFRRKHNSWSSSSRTANQVTPKKNGVKNGCSQMKQRDDECFGDGMDGGLDADFDFEGNLALFDKAAVFSEIDTSERRNGVRSRGTPQEQTPSRYRHDENILEGKPVVYRQITVPQPGAKEYCTDLPDTPVDLIINCLDCHENTFLMDQPWYRAAADWANQNRAPVLSIDPPVSGRGPAVEAKWSLSLCLPLHLAEGAGRVYLRDIGIPRQVFQEVGIKYHSPFGCKFVIPLHSA, encoded by the exons ATGGCTGCGGATTGGCTGGGTAGTTTGATGTCAATAAATTGTGGACCGACACTAGGCGTCTATCAGGGAGAGGTATCATCAGTGGACCAGTCCTGTCAAACGATATCTCTTCGACAACCTTTTCACAATGGCGTCAAGTGCCCGGTTCCAGAGGTCACATTCAG TGCCATTGACATAAAGGAGCTAAAGATCTTGGATATCAGAAATGGAAGTAATCAGAACAGCTTTCTAGTGTCGACCAGTGCAAATAGTACCCCAGTTGCAGTTCCAAAAGGTGACCCTAGAACTGTAGATGCTGTGAACTCTCCACAACACTTTTCAAAAAGCTATGGAGAACGCCACCTGGATGTCCCTAAGGGCTTTAGACGAAAACACAACtcat GGTCATCTAGCAGTCGAACTGCAAACCAAGTCACCCCCAAGAAGAACGGGGTGAAAAACGGTTGCAGTCAGATGAAGCAACGGGACGATGAGTGTTTTGGTGACGGAATGGACGGTGGCCTGGACGCAGACTTTGATTTTGAAGGAAATTTGGCCCTCTTTGACAAGGCGGCAGTTTTTTCAGAGATTGACACGTCAGAGCGTCGTAATGGGGTGAGATCACGAGGTACACCTCAGGAGCAAACACCCTCACGGTACCGCCACGATGAGAACATTCTAGAGGGCAAACCTGTAGTGTACAGGCAGATCACAGTACCACAGCCTGGGGCCAAAGAATACTGCACTG ACCTGCCAGACACCCCAGTGGATCTTATCATCAACTGCCTGGACTGCCATGAGAACACATTCCTGATGGATCAGCCTTGGTACAGAGCCGCTGCAGACTGGGCTAATCAGAACCGTGCACCAGTACTCAGCATAGACCCTCCTGTTAGTGGACGGGGACCGGCAGTGGAGGCCAAATGGTCCCTCTCCCTTTGCCTCCCCCTTCACTTAGCAGAGGGGGCTGGCAGGGTTTACCTGCGCGACATAGGTATCCCCCGTCAGGtcttccaagaagtgggaatcAAGTACCATTCTCCTTTTGGGTGCAAATTCGTCATCCCTCTGCACTCAGCGTAA